In a single window of the Litorilituus sediminis genome:
- a CDS encoding ABC transporter permease, with amino-acid sequence MTAQENMALLASKQSLAKRDQAASVKVKQEEFKQGKFSTVIDNKTTLLAKGLGITSVILLWQLLSMELSELILASPVQTLTRLIELCQQSDFWLVLLTSLKRLLLALSVASFIGFCLGIIAGRRAWLKAFLSPIRWLLMSVPPVIVVLLAMLWFGMGSSMVVFITVLLLSPTIYVNTQKNIEQIDNQYLELAHVYHFSLWQRFSQIYIPAIAAPLCATLVIVCCSGVRIVVLAEVLGAHQGIGYQLANASSNFDTSELYAWVLVSLLLVAILELVLLRPVQNYLLRWKRAS; translated from the coding sequence ATGACGGCACAAGAAAATATGGCCTTGTTAGCGAGTAAGCAGAGCCTTGCAAAGCGTGATCAGGCTGCGAGCGTTAAGGTAAAGCAGGAAGAGTTTAAACAAGGAAAGTTTTCGACTGTTATAGACAATAAAACCACTTTACTTGCTAAAGGGCTTGGTATCACGAGTGTTATTTTACTTTGGCAGCTTTTATCTATGGAGCTTAGCGAGCTTATTTTAGCATCGCCTGTACAAACGTTAACGCGGTTAATTGAGCTTTGCCAACAGAGTGATTTTTGGCTGGTGTTGTTAACATCACTTAAGCGGTTATTGCTGGCCTTATCTGTAGCAAGTTTTATCGGTTTTTGTTTAGGGATCATTGCAGGAAGACGCGCTTGGTTAAAAGCGTTTTTATCACCCATCCGCTGGTTATTAATGAGCGTGCCACCCGTTATTGTTGTGCTACTTGCTATGTTGTGGTTTGGCATGGGCTCGAGCATGGTCGTTTTTATTACTGTGCTGCTGTTATCTCCGACCATTTATGTAAATACGCAGAAAAATATTGAGCAAATTGATAATCAGTATCTTGAATTAGCCCATGTTTATCACTTTTCTTTATGGCAGCGCTTTAGTCAAATTTATATCCCTGCCATTGCAGCTCCTTTATGTGCCACCTTAGTGATTGTTTGCTGTAGCGGCGTGCGAATTGTGGTGCTAGCTGAAGTATTGGGGGCGCATCAAGGCATAGGTTATCAGCTGGCTAATGCAAGTAGTAACTTTGATACGTCAGAGCTTTATGCCTGGGTATTGGTCAGTTTGTTATTGGTCGCGATATTAGAATTAGTCTTGTTAAGACCTGTGCAAAATTATTTATTGCGTTGGAAGAGGGCAAGCTAA
- a CDS encoding Crp/Fnr family transcriptional regulator: protein MPNSINNCTTLLQLLNTEQRELIEQQSTQIELAAGDCLFNKGDSADNIFLVKKGKVTLYRLMPNGEQKVFKVFMSGGVIAEMAVFMQPRQYPMSAHIDQASSIVCYSYQSFTKLFTSYPELALNVISFISNRVGQLMNSMDMLTQVNANQRLVMHFAEIYQKQKRQDNRFTLPNTKKVLASQLGITPETLSRLFNKLKFNGLIKESGACITVPDINGLCREVDLVPDIFHN from the coding sequence ATGCCTAATTCAATAAACAACTGCACAACTTTACTGCAATTACTTAATACCGAGCAGAGGGAACTAATCGAGCAACAAAGTACGCAAATTGAGCTAGCCGCAGGTGATTGCCTATTTAATAAGGGCGATAGCGCAGACAACATTTTCTTGGTCAAAAAAGGCAAAGTAACCCTATACCGCTTAATGCCAAATGGCGAGCAAAAAGTATTTAAAGTATTTATGTCTGGTGGTGTTATTGCCGAAATGGCGGTGTTTATGCAGCCAAGACAATATCCTATGTCGGCACATATAGACCAAGCAAGCTCAATTGTTTGTTATAGCTATCAAAGCTTTACCAAACTATTTACCAGCTACCCTGAACTCGCACTCAATGTCATCAGCTTTATCAGTAATCGAGTCGGTCAGTTAATGAACTCCATGGATATGCTAACGCAAGTCAATGCGAATCAAAGGCTAGTTATGCACTTTGCTGAAATTTATCAAAAACAAAAACGCCAAGACAATCGCTTTACCCTACCAAACACTAAAAAGGTATTAGCTTCTCAACTTGGCATCACACCAGAAACCTTATCGAGATTATTTAACAAGTTAAAATTTAATGGCCTAATTAAAGAATCGGGTGCTTGTATTACGGTACCAGACATTAATGGCTTATGCCGAGAAGTCGATTTAGTACCTGATATTTTTCATAATTAA
- a CDS encoding ABC transporter ATP-binding protein, which translates to MMRFNEAMKAEKIRELVQFHQVSLSFNHHDVLANMSFTLKAGSKLALLGQSGLGKSSILKLIAGLVAPTQGQVVNHAQRIGYVFQEPRLLPWLTVQENIYQVLKASGVAKREAEQRIKALLAQVGLLACINHYPHQLSGGMAQRVALVRAFAVKPDLLLLDEPFSALDTPLASQLTELLAKLLTPQTSMIYVSHNIEQVLPLTELALVLKTGNDLDWHSVANKEERAIFLNQFYRHEVY; encoded by the coding sequence ATGATGCGTTTTAATGAGGCGATGAAGGCTGAAAAAATCCGCGAGCTGGTTCAATTTCATCAAGTGAGCTTGTCATTTAATCACCATGATGTGCTTGCTAATATGTCGTTTACCTTAAAAGCGGGCTCAAAATTAGCGCTTTTAGGGCAAAGTGGTTTAGGTAAGTCATCCATTTTAAAGCTGATCGCAGGCTTAGTTGCTCCGACACAGGGACAAGTGGTCAATCATGCGCAGCGTATTGGTTACGTATTTCAAGAGCCGAGGCTGCTACCTTGGCTTACGGTACAAGAAAATATCTATCAAGTGCTAAAAGCTAGTGGCGTTGCTAAGCGTGAAGCTGAGCAGCGTATTAAAGCATTACTGGCGCAAGTTGGCTTATTAGCCTGTATTAATCATTATCCACATCAACTTTCAGGCGGCATGGCGCAGCGAGTTGCTTTAGTGCGCGCTTTTGCCGTTAAGCCCGATTTACTGCTTTTAGATGAACCCTTTAGTGCCCTTGACACCCCTTTAGCTAGCCAATTAACCGAGCTGTTAGCTAAGTTGTTAACCCCACAAACCAGCATGATTTATGTCAGCCATAACATTGAACAAGTTCTGCCTTTGACTGAGCTGGCACTGGTATTAAAAACCGGCAATGACCTTGATTGGCATAGTGTTGCTAACAAGGAAGAGCGGGCAATATTTCTTAATCAATTTTATCGTCATGAGGTGTACTAA
- a CDS encoding ABC transporter substrate-binding protein, translating into MKNIITFISFFACGVCFAAHSDESTVEDVALAGPAAVISYPMMVMATQQPLANKGVKLSFTRWKNPQQLRAMVVGKQVDFTAMPSNLAATFYNRGHSLSLLNVAIWDIMAVVTRDEHYRAGNVIEQLVGKEIVVPFKNDMPNIVLEQLLTAQLGKQANKVNIRQSHNFADSAQLLLAGQVDYALLIEPLTSIVLFQSKQQGKQPLVRALNISEAWQQTFPDSPKIPQAGLVANTSVNQNKVLVNSINHAYSKAALWCQQNVDACADIVTNYLPKMPKPALIQAIKNTGLDVVPAKQARPHLESFYRLLANTDANRIGKKLPDSDFYWD; encoded by the coding sequence GTGAAAAATATTATTACTTTTATTAGTTTTTTTGCTTGTGGTGTTTGCTTTGCAGCTCATAGCGATGAAAGCACTGTGGAAGATGTTGCTTTAGCGGGGCCTGCTGCGGTGATCAGTTACCCTATGATGGTGATGGCCACTCAGCAACCTTTAGCAAATAAAGGCGTTAAGCTCTCTTTTACTCGCTGGAAAAATCCTCAGCAATTGCGTGCCATGGTGGTGGGCAAGCAAGTGGACTTTACCGCTATGCCATCAAACCTTGCGGCAACTTTCTATAATCGTGGTCATAGTTTAAGCCTGCTTAATGTTGCGATATGGGACATTATGGCGGTGGTGACCCGGGATGAACATTACCGCGCTGGCAATGTGATTGAACAGCTTGTTGGTAAGGAAATTGTTGTCCCTTTTAAAAACGACATGCCTAACATAGTGCTTGAGCAACTGTTAACGGCGCAATTGGGTAAGCAAGCAAATAAAGTTAACATCAGGCAAAGTCATAACTTTGCTGATTCAGCGCAACTGCTGTTAGCAGGACAGGTTGATTATGCCTTATTAATAGAGCCGTTAACTTCCATTGTACTTTTTCAAAGTAAGCAACAAGGCAAACAACCGCTTGTACGAGCGTTAAATATTAGTGAGGCGTGGCAACAAACATTTCCCGATAGCCCTAAAATTCCACAAGCTGGGCTTGTTGCTAATACCAGTGTTAATCAAAACAAAGTGTTAGTGAATAGCATTAATCATGCGTATAGCAAGGCGGCTCTCTGGTGCCAGCAAAATGTTGATGCATGTGCCGATATTGTTACTAATTATTTACCTAAAATGCCCAAACCCGCGCTTATTCAAGCCATCAAAAATACTGGCTTAGACGTTGTTCCGGCTAAACAAGCGCGACCTCATTTAGAGTCGTTTTATCGATTATTAGCAAATACCGATGCTAATCGCATTGGTAAAAAGCTACCTGATAGTGATTTTTATTGGGACTAG
- the metA gene encoding homoserine O-acetyltransferase MetA — MPIKIPDQLPALSVLANENIFVMSEHRAVNQDIRPMQVAILNLMPNKIETEVQILRMLSNTPLQINVEFVRIHANESKNTPKEHLENFYCLFDDIKHKQYDGLIITGAPLALLDYQQVSFWDKICEVFDWADKNVTSTMFSCWAAHAALYHHYGLNRHLRKQKLSGVYQHYPLDAHEQLTRGFDECFNVPHSRYGYINQADFEKVDRLNILAQSEEAGVYLVASKDKRQVYLTGHPEYDTSTLHEEYLRDSKKDANTQLPINYYYQDDVNNKPIGSWRSHGSLLFTNWLNYYVYQITPYRLDASNIKAAQDAKQED; from the coding sequence ATGCCCATTAAAATACCAGATCAATTACCAGCCTTGTCGGTATTGGCCAATGAAAATATCTTTGTTATGTCGGAGCACAGAGCCGTGAACCAAGATATTCGCCCCATGCAAGTTGCGATTTTGAACTTGATGCCAAACAAGATAGAAACAGAAGTGCAAATACTGCGTATGCTTTCGAATACGCCGCTGCAAATTAATGTTGAGTTTGTCCGTATTCATGCCAATGAATCAAAAAATACGCCTAAAGAGCATTTAGAAAACTTTTATTGTCTTTTTGATGACATAAAGCATAAACAATACGATGGCCTGATTATTACGGGAGCGCCACTAGCTTTGTTAGATTATCAGCAGGTGAGCTTTTGGGATAAAATCTGTGAAGTCTTTGATTGGGCAGATAAAAACGTAACCTCAACCATGTTTTCTTGTTGGGCTGCTCATGCGGCTTTATATCATCACTATGGTTTAAATAGGCATTTGAGAAAACAGAAGCTATCGGGGGTTTATCAGCATTATCCGCTGGATGCCCATGAGCAATTAACACGTGGTTTTGATGAATGTTTTAATGTGCCACACTCGCGCTATGGCTATATTAATCAGGCTGATTTTGAAAAAGTTGATAGGCTAAATATTTTAGCGCAGTCAGAAGAGGCTGGTGTCTATTTGGTTGCAAGTAAAGATAAGCGACAAGTGTATTTAACAGGCCACCCTGAATACGATACCTCAACCTTGCATGAAGAATACTTGCGAGATAGTAAGAAAGATGCCAATACACAGTTGCCTATCAACTATTATTATCAAGATGATGTAAATAATAAACCAATAGGGTCATGGCGCAGTCATGGCAGTTTATTGTTTACTAATTGGTTAAATTATTATGTGTATCAAATAACCCCTTATAGGTTAGATGCTTCAAACATTAAAGCGGCGCAAGATGCAAAGCAAGAAGACTAA
- the recA gene encoding recombinase RecA codes for MKDDKEKALSAALGQIERQFGKGSIMKLGDNNAMDVETVSTGSLGLDIALGAGGLPLGRVVEIYGPESSGKTTLTLEVIAEAQRNGKVCAFIDAEHALDPIYAEKLGVNINDLLVSQPDTGEQALEICDMLSRSGAIDIIVVDSVAALTPKAEIEGDMGDSHMGLQARMLSQAMRKLTANLKKSNTMLIFINQIRMKIGVMFGNPETTTGGNALKFYASVRLDIRRTGAVKDGDEIVGNETRVKVVKNKISPPFKQAEFQILYGEGINSLGELIELGVKNNLVEKAGAWYSCNGERIGQGKANATKYLAENPAMAKELDAKLREMFLCKTIPTEAEAVVEE; via the coding sequence ATGAAAGACGATAAAGAAAAAGCACTCTCAGCAGCCCTAGGACAAATTGAACGCCAATTTGGTAAAGGTTCAATCATGAAGCTGGGTGATAACAATGCAATGGATGTTGAAACAGTATCTACCGGCTCTTTAGGTTTAGATATTGCGTTAGGTGCAGGTGGCTTACCTCTTGGTCGTGTTGTTGAAATTTACGGTCCAGAATCAAGCGGTAAAACTACCTTAACTTTGGAAGTTATCGCAGAAGCTCAACGTAATGGCAAAGTATGTGCGTTTATTGATGCTGAACATGCACTTGATCCAATTTATGCTGAAAAGTTAGGCGTTAATATTAATGACCTACTTGTTTCTCAACCTGATACAGGTGAGCAAGCATTAGAAATATGCGATATGTTAAGCCGCTCAGGTGCTATTGATATTATTGTCGTTGACTCGGTTGCCGCTTTAACACCAAAAGCTGAAATTGAAGGTGACATGGGTGACTCGCACATGGGTTTACAAGCACGTATGTTATCTCAGGCAATGCGTAAGCTTACTGCGAATTTGAAAAAATCTAATACCATGTTAATTTTCATTAACCAAATTCGTATGAAGATTGGTGTTATGTTTGGTAACCCAGAAACGACAACGGGTGGTAATGCCTTGAAGTTTTACGCTTCGGTTCGTTTAGATATACGCCGTACTGGTGCAGTTAAAGATGGCGATGAAATTGTCGGTAATGAAACCCGAGTAAAAGTGGTTAAGAATAAGATATCACCTCCGTTTAAACAGGCTGAATTCCAAATTCTTTACGGAGAGGGCATCAATAGCTTAGGTGAATTAATAGAGCTAGGTGTGAAAAATAACTTAGTTGAAAAAGCAGGTGCTTGGTATAGCTGTAATGGTGAACGTATTGGTCAAGGTAAAGCTAATGCTACTAAATATTTAGCAGAAAACCCAGCAATGGCCAAAGAGCTAGACGCTAAGCTTCGTGAAATGTTCTTGTGTAAAACCATTCCTACGGAAGCAGAAGCGGTAGTAGAAGAGTAG
- the metH gene encoding methionine synthase: MKKHPSFTLLEQQLEKNILILDGAMGTMIQAYKFEEQDFRGERFADWHCDVKGNNDMLVLTQPEVIKAIHNEYLEAGADILETNTFNATTIAMADYDMEDYSAEINLKAAQIARAAADEYNKLTPEKPRFVAGVLGPTNRTCSISPDVNDPAYRNVTFDELKEAYIESTKALIEGGADIILIETIFDTLNAKAAVFAVETVYDELGLRLPVMISGTITDASGRTLSGQTTEAFYNSLRHAKPVSFGLNCALGPVELRQYVEELSRVCDVAVSAHPNAGLPNAFGEYDFTVEDMNKHVAEWANAGFLNIIGGCCGTTPAHIKGMADTVAALTPRKVEPREIACRLSGLEALTIKEDTLFVNVGERTNVTGSAMFKRLIKEENYDQAIAVALQQVENGAQIIDINMDEGMLESKQAMVRFLNLIAGEPEIAKVPIMIDSSKWDILEAGLQCIQGKGVVNSISLKEGEENFRTQAELLRRYGAAVIVMAFDEEGQADTRARKYEICHRAYHILVDEIGFPAEDIIFDPNIFAVATGIEEHNNYAMDFIEAVADIKQNLPYAMISGGVSNVSFSFRGNNPVREAIHAVFLYHAIKNGMDMGIVNAGQLAIYSDIPEKLRLAVEDVIQNTDDGATERLLDVAEEYRGQAGGQQSKVDLAWRELPIKERLAHSLVKGINEFIEEDTEEARLQAARPLDVIEGPLMDGMNQVGDLFGAGEMFLPQVVKSARVMKQAVAYLNPFIEAEKTEASSNGKVLLATVKGDVHDIGKNIVGVVLQCNNYEIIDLGVMVSCEDILRVAKEENVDIIGLSGLITPSLDEMVHVAKEMQRQGFTLPLLIGGATTSKAHTAVKIEPQYEHPVVYVANASRSVSVVSSLLSDELRDNFMARQKDEYERTRARHYKKGPRSSLITVEQARENSSPLSFAEYTPKKPNKLGVTVLEKLDLSEVRNYIDWTPFFMTWQLSGKYPLILRHEVVGEEATKLFNDANAMLDDVINNDKVTAKAVFGLFPAHREGDDTILHPVDGDTELREQQLIKLQHLRQQSKKPAGQYNRCLADYIADKDAGVDDYIGAFAVSAGFGVDELVKVYDEQHDAYNSILLKAVADRLAEASAEYLHEKVRKEYWGYAADEDFNNDDLIRESYQGIRPAPGYPACPEHTEKGLLWELLNVEENIGMELTSSYAMWPGAAVSGWYFAHPDAKYFAVAKLAKDQVLDYAARKGFTIEQAERWLAANLDYEPE; the protein is encoded by the coding sequence ATGAAAAAACACCCTTCATTTACATTATTAGAGCAGCAATTAGAGAAAAATATCTTAATTCTTGATGGTGCTATGGGCACTATGATCCAAGCGTATAAGTTTGAAGAACAAGATTTTCGTGGTGAGCGATTTGCTGATTGGCATTGTGATGTCAAAGGCAATAATGACATGTTGGTACTGACGCAGCCAGAAGTGATTAAAGCGATTCATAATGAATACCTTGAAGCAGGTGCTGACATACTAGAAACCAATACCTTTAATGCGACAACAATCGCCATGGCAGATTATGACATGGAAGATTATAGCGCAGAAATCAACTTAAAAGCTGCGCAGATAGCGCGAGCAGCAGCAGATGAGTACAACAAGTTAACGCCTGAAAAGCCAAGGTTTGTAGCAGGTGTATTGGGGCCAACCAATAGAACTTGCTCGATTTCGCCTGATGTTAATGATCCTGCCTATCGTAATGTAACCTTTGATGAGCTAAAAGAGGCCTATATAGAGTCTACTAAAGCCTTGATTGAAGGTGGCGCAGATATCATTTTAATTGAAACTATTTTTGATACTTTAAATGCTAAAGCTGCCGTATTTGCCGTTGAAACTGTTTATGATGAACTAGGTTTACGCTTACCTGTGATGATTTCAGGGACTATCACTGATGCCTCTGGGCGAACATTATCAGGGCAAACAACCGAAGCTTTTTATAACTCACTACGTCATGCTAAGCCGGTTTCTTTTGGTCTTAACTGTGCATTAGGGCCAGTAGAATTAAGGCAGTATGTTGAAGAATTAAGTCGAGTGTGTGATGTGGCAGTATCAGCGCACCCGAATGCTGGCTTACCGAATGCTTTCGGTGAGTATGATTTTACCGTGGAAGACATGAATAAGCATGTGGCTGAGTGGGCGAATGCGGGCTTTTTAAATATTATCGGTGGTTGTTGCGGTACAACACCGGCACATATAAAAGGCATGGCGGATACCGTTGCAGCTCTTACACCACGTAAAGTAGAGCCTAGAGAAATAGCTTGTCGATTATCTGGTTTAGAAGCCCTAACCATTAAGGAAGATACGCTTTTTGTTAACGTAGGTGAGCGTACTAATGTTACCGGCTCTGCTATGTTTAAGCGCTTGATCAAAGAAGAAAATTACGATCAAGCAATTGCGGTCGCCTTACAGCAAGTTGAAAATGGTGCGCAGATTATTGATATCAACATGGATGAAGGCATGTTGGAGTCAAAGCAGGCGATGGTGCGCTTTTTAAACCTTATTGCCGGTGAGCCTGAAATCGCCAAAGTACCTATTATGATTGACTCGTCTAAGTGGGATATCTTAGAAGCAGGTTTACAGTGCATTCAAGGTAAAGGTGTCGTTAATTCAATCAGCTTAAAAGAAGGCGAAGAAAACTTTAGAACGCAGGCTGAGTTATTACGTCGCTATGGCGCAGCTGTTATCGTAATGGCCTTTGATGAAGAAGGCCAAGCGGATACTCGAGCAAGAAAATATGAAATTTGTCATCGCGCCTATCATATCTTAGTGGATGAAATTGGCTTTCCAGCAGAAGATATTATTTTTGACCCGAATATTTTTGCGGTTGCTACTGGTATTGAAGAGCATAACAACTATGCCATGGACTTTATTGAAGCGGTTGCTGATATTAAGCAAAACTTACCGTATGCCATGATTTCTGGTGGTGTTTCTAACGTTTCATTTTCATTTCGAGGCAATAACCCTGTCCGTGAAGCTATTCATGCAGTGTTTTTATATCACGCCATTAAAAATGGTATGGATATGGGCATTGTTAATGCGGGTCAATTGGCCATTTACTCTGATATTCCAGAAAAGCTACGTCTAGCAGTAGAAGATGTCATTCAAAATACTGATGATGGCGCGACAGAGCGATTACTTGACGTTGCAGAAGAGTACCGAGGTCAAGCGGGTGGTCAACAATCAAAGGTTGATTTAGCGTGGCGCGAATTGCCCATCAAAGAACGCTTAGCACACTCGTTAGTAAAAGGTATTAATGAGTTTATTGAAGAAGATACTGAAGAAGCTCGGTTACAAGCAGCAAGACCTCTAGATGTTATTGAAGGTCCGTTGATGGATGGCATGAACCAAGTGGGTGACTTATTTGGTGCTGGTGAAATGTTCTTACCTCAAGTGGTGAAATCTGCACGAGTTATGAAGCAAGCGGTTGCTTACCTTAACCCATTTATTGAGGCAGAAAAAACAGAGGCTAGCTCTAACGGTAAAGTGCTTTTAGCGACAGTTAAAGGTGATGTGCACGATATTGGTAAAAACATTGTGGGCGTGGTCTTGCAGTGTAATAACTATGAAATTATCGATTTAGGCGTGATGGTTTCTTGTGAAGATATTTTACGTGTCGCCAAAGAAGAGAATGTCGATATTATCGGCTTGTCGGGGCTCATTACACCATCACTAGATGAGATGGTTCATGTTGCAAAAGAAATGCAAAGGCAAGGCTTCACCTTACCATTACTTATTGGTGGTGCGACAACCTCTAAAGCGCATACCGCAGTAAAAATTGAGCCTCAGTATGAGCATCCGGTTGTTTATGTTGCTAATGCCTCGCGCTCAGTGTCTGTGGTGAGCTCATTACTTTCGGATGAGTTACGTGATAACTTTATGGCCAGACAAAAAGATGAATATGAACGCACTCGTGCTCGCCATTATAAAAAAGGTCCTCGTTCAAGTTTAATTACGGTTGAACAAGCGCGTGAAAACTCAAGCCCATTAAGCTTTGCAGAATATACCCCGAAAAAGCCAAATAAGCTTGGGGTAACAGTACTTGAAAAGCTCGATTTAAGCGAAGTGCGAAATTATATTGATTGGACACCGTTTTTTATGACCTGGCAATTATCGGGCAAGTACCCGTTAATTTTGCGCCATGAAGTGGTTGGCGAAGAAGCGACTAAGCTGTTTAATGATGCCAATGCTATGTTAGATGACGTAATCAATAATGATAAAGTGACGGCAAAGGCAGTTTTTGGTTTATTTCCAGCGCACCGTGAGGGTGATGATACTATTTTGCATCCAGTTGATGGCGATACAGAGCTAAGAGAACAGCAGCTTATCAAGCTTCAGCATTTGCGCCAGCAAAGTAAAAAGCCAGCAGGGCAGTATAATCGCTGTTTAGCGGATTACATTGCGGATAAAGATGCTGGGGTAGATGACTATATTGGTGCGTTTGCCGTTTCAGCTGGCTTTGGTGTTGATGAGTTAGTGAAAGTTTATGATGAGCAACATGATGCTTATAACAGCATTTTGCTTAAAGCGGTTGCTGATAGGTTAGCTGAAGCCTCAGCAGAGTATTTACATGAAAAGGTACGCAAAGAGTACTGGGGCTATGCGGCTGATGAAGACTTTAATAATGATGATTTGATTCGCGAAAGTTACCAAGGTATTCGTCCTGCGCCGGGTTATCCGGCATGTCCTGAACACACCGAAAAAGGTTTGTTGTGGGAGTTATTAAATGTTGAAGAAAATATTGGCATGGAATTAACCTCTAGCTATGCCATGTGGCCTGGCGCTGCGGTCAGTGGTTGGTACTTTGCTCACCCTGATGCGAAATACTTTGCCGTGGCAAAATTAGCGAAAGATCAAGTGTTAGATTACGCCGCGCGGAAAGGCTTTACTATTGAGCAAGCTGAGCGTTGGTTAGCGGCGAATTTAGATTATGAGCCGGAATAA
- the hpf gene encoding ribosome hibernation-promoting factor, HPF/YfiA family: MKIRISGHHVEITEGIKQAIESKFAKISKHYPSIMNIDSTVTVEPKQQKLEVTTLYEGEKITVNASDKTLYAAVAKVTKKLQAALARRKGVLSAKLNEKYVVKQSDMFQVA; this comes from the coding sequence ATGAAAATTAGAATTTCGGGTCATCATGTTGAAATCACTGAAGGTATTAAGCAAGCCATTGAAAGTAAATTTGCTAAAATCTCTAAGCATTATCCATCGATTATGAATATTGATTCCACCGTCACGGTAGAGCCAAAACAGCAAAAGCTTGAAGTAACGACATTATATGAAGGTGAAAAAATTACCGTTAACGCATCAGATAAAACCCTCTACGCAGCGGTAGCTAAAGTGACCAAAAAACTACAGGCGGCACTTGCCAGACGCAAAGGCGTACTATCAGCTAAGTTAAATGAAAAGTATGTCGTTAAACAATCAGATATGTTCCAAGTAGCATAG